A window from Intestinimonas massiliensis (ex Afouda et al. 2020) encodes these proteins:
- a CDS encoding branched-chain amino acid transporter permease: MVLSAGQAVASIAVMAAVTFLTRALPFLLFDRGGHPPKLVLYLGRVLPPAVIAMLIVYCLRTVRFAAVPQWAPQLIAAAAVVALHVWKHNNLLSIFGGTVLYMVLVQAVFV, translated from the coding sequence ATGGTCCTCTCCGCCGGACAGGCTGTGGCCTCCATCGCCGTCATGGCCGCGGTTACCTTCCTCACCCGGGCCCTGCCCTTTCTCCTCTTTGACCGGGGCGGACATCCCCCCAAGCTGGTCCTCTACCTGGGCCGGGTCCTGCCGCCGGCGGTCATCGCCATGCTCATCGTCTACTGCCTGCGGACGGTGCGCTTTGCCGCGGTACCCCAGTGGGCCCCTCAGCTCATCGCCGCCGCCGCGGTGGTGGCCCTCCACGTATGGAAGCACAACAACCTGCTGTCCATCTTCGGCGGCACGGTGCTGTATATGGTGCTGGTGCAGGCGGTATTCGTGTGA
- a CDS encoding M20 metallopeptidase family protein, whose amino-acid sequence MTPRQLLEEAAQLKESMVFNRRYLHVHAETGFDLKDTYAFVKKALIDMGYEPLKCGKAGLVALAGGKKSGKVFLIRADMDALPIQEAAEVDFASANGSMHACGHDMHTAMLLGAAKLLKAHEDELEGTVKLMFQPAEEIFEGSRDMIQAGLLQNPDVDGALMIHVMAGMPFEAGTVIVSAPGVSAPAADYFEISVQGTGCHGSMPYAGVDPLNAAAHILIALQEIHARELAMDDRAVLTFGTMNAGTAANVIPDMAVMAGSIRTFDEEIRALIKERMVQIADGIARSFRAEANVSFGSGCPTLVNDKDLCICTERYVKELLGGHKAFSVSDRNAMSEGQKPSKSAGSEDFAYVSQEVPSIMLALAAGQPEKGYGYPQHHPMVRFDEDALVNGSAVYAYTAMRWLEEHK is encoded by the coding sequence ATGACGCCAAGGCAATTGCTGGAAGAAGCCGCACAGCTAAAGGAAAGCATGGTTTTTAACCGAAGATACCTGCATGTCCATGCGGAGACAGGATTTGACCTGAAGGATACGTATGCCTTTGTAAAAAAGGCATTGATCGATATGGGGTATGAGCCGCTAAAGTGCGGGAAGGCAGGGCTTGTGGCCTTGGCCGGCGGAAAAAAGAGCGGAAAGGTGTTCTTGATTCGGGCGGATATGGATGCGCTGCCGATCCAGGAAGCGGCGGAGGTTGATTTTGCATCCGCCAACGGCAGTATGCATGCATGCGGACATGATATGCACACCGCTATGCTGTTGGGCGCTGCGAAATTACTAAAAGCCCACGAAGACGAACTGGAGGGAACGGTAAAACTCATGTTTCAGCCCGCCGAAGAAATCTTTGAGGGTTCCCGGGATATGATCCAAGCCGGTTTATTGCAGAATCCGGATGTCGATGGAGCGCTGATGATCCATGTTATGGCAGGGATGCCCTTTGAGGCGGGTACCGTGATTGTTTCAGCACCCGGCGTCAGTGCGCCGGCAGCGGATTATTTTGAGATCAGCGTGCAGGGGACGGGGTGCCACGGTTCTATGCCCTATGCCGGGGTTGACCCCCTTAACGCCGCCGCCCACATTTTAATTGCGCTTCAAGAAATTCACGCCAGAGAATTGGCCATGGATGACCGCGCCGTTTTGACGTTTGGGACGATGAACGCCGGAACCGCCGCGAATGTCATTCCGGACATGGCGGTCATGGCGGGGAGCATTCGCACCTTTGACGAAGAGATACGCGCCTTGATCAAAGAGCGAATGGTACAAATTGCAGATGGGATTGCCAGGTCTTTTCGGGCGGAAGCAAATGTCAGCTTTGGAAGCGGGTGTCCCACCTTGGTCAATGACAAAGACCTGTGTATCTGCACCGAGAGGTATGTAAAGGAATTATTGGGCGGGCACAAAGCATTCTCCGTGTCGGATCGGAACGCTATGAGCGAAGGGCAAAAGCCTTCCAAATCGGCAGGTTCCGAAGATTTCGCATATGTCAGCCAGGAAGTGCCGTCCATTATGCTGGCCTTGGCCGCCGGACAGCCGGAAAAAGGGTATGGTTACCCGCAGCACCATCCGATGGTTCGATTTGATGAGGATGCGCTGGTCAACGGCAGCGCGGTCTATGCTTACACGGCAATGCGCTGGCTCGAAGAGCACAAATAA
- the pta gene encoding phosphate acetyltransferase, whose translation MAMHMFQTLIDILKKNPKKIVFTEGTDPRILEASARLLAGTWLTPVLVGNPDAVHAAAEEAGFNIRGAIILDPETYPRMDEMVSTMVELRKGKMSPEECRAALSKANYFGTMLVKLGEADALLGGATYSTADTVRPALQLIKTKPGHSIVGSCFILVREGVGGNTVLAMGDCAINIKPTEDELVEIAIGTAECAKIFGIDPQVAFLSYSTKGSGKGEDVDKMREAAKKAKAARPDLAIEGELQFDAAVSPKVAETKCHGLPVAGHANTFIFPDINAGNIGYKIAQRLGSFDAYGPILLGLNAPINDLSRGCNAQEVYSMAIITAALA comes from the coding sequence ATGGCCATGCATATGTTCCAGACCCTCATCGACATTCTGAAGAAAAATCCCAAGAAGATCGTCTTCACCGAGGGCACCGATCCCCGCATCCTGGAGGCCAGCGCCCGGCTGCTGGCCGGTACCTGGCTGACCCCCGTGCTGGTGGGCAACCCGGATGCCGTCCACGCCGCCGCCGAAGAGGCCGGCTTTAACATCCGCGGCGCCATCATCTTGGACCCCGAGACCTACCCCCGCATGGACGAGATGGTCAGCACCATGGTGGAGCTGCGCAAGGGCAAGATGAGCCCCGAGGAGTGCCGCGCCGCGCTGTCCAAGGCCAACTACTTCGGCACCATGCTGGTGAAGCTGGGCGAGGCCGACGCTCTGCTGGGCGGCGCCACCTACTCCACCGCCGACACCGTGCGCCCCGCCCTCCAGCTCATCAAGACCAAGCCCGGCCACTCCATCGTGGGCTCCTGCTTCATTCTGGTCCGTGAGGGCGTGGGCGGCAACACCGTGCTGGCCATGGGCGACTGCGCCATCAATATCAAGCCCACCGAGGACGAGCTGGTGGAGATCGCCATCGGCACCGCCGAGTGTGCCAAGATCTTCGGCATCGATCCCCAGGTGGCCTTCCTGTCCTACTCCACCAAGGGCTCCGGCAAGGGCGAGGATGTGGACAAGATGCGGGAGGCCGCCAAGAAGGCCAAGGCCGCCCGTCCCGACCTGGCCATCGAGGGCGAGCTCCAGTTCGACGCCGCCGTCTCCCCCAAGGTGGCCGAGACCAAGTGCCACGGCCTGCCCGTGGCCGGTCACGCCAACACCTTTATCTTCCCCGACATCAACGCCGGCAACATCGGCTACAAGATCGCCCAGCGCTTGGGCAGCTTCGACGCCTACGGCCCCATCCTGCTGGGCCTGAACGCCCCCATCAACGACCTGTCCCGCGGCTGCAACGCCCAGGAGGTCTACTCCATGGCCATCATCACGGCCGCTCTGGCCTGA
- a CDS encoding diacylglycerol/lipid kinase family protein: MKKLLFIYNPQAGKGQVRPQLAAILDAFSKAGYLTSAWPTQGPGDATRVAAAIGRRYDRVVCCGGDGTLNEVVTGLMGLEAPPLVGYIPAGTTNDFSRNLDLPKGMDKAAEAAVAGVARPCDIGVFNDRFFVYVAAFGAFTDVSYDTPQPFKNTFGHLAYLLEGATKLGSLLKGYHLTIEHDGGAVEGDFIYGMVSNTISVGGFQLFPPERVALDDGLFEVVLVRLPRNPAEFQSALRSLTRQNTVESDMIVALHTSRLRVVTQEELTWTLDGEYGGAPETVEIQNRQKALTLIWGK; the protein is encoded by the coding sequence ATGAAAAAACTACTTTTTATCTACAATCCCCAGGCGGGCAAGGGCCAGGTACGCCCCCAGCTCGCCGCCATTCTGGACGCCTTCTCCAAGGCGGGGTACCTGACCAGCGCCTGGCCCACCCAGGGACCCGGCGACGCCACTCGGGTGGCCGCCGCCATCGGCCGCCGGTACGACCGGGTGGTATGCTGCGGCGGCGACGGAACCCTCAACGAGGTGGTCACCGGCCTGATGGGCCTGGAGGCGCCCCCCCTGGTGGGCTACATCCCCGCCGGCACCACCAATGACTTCTCCCGGAACCTGGACCTGCCCAAAGGCATGGACAAGGCCGCCGAAGCCGCCGTGGCCGGCGTGGCCCGCCCCTGCGACATTGGGGTGTTCAACGACCGCTTTTTCGTCTATGTGGCCGCCTTCGGCGCCTTTACCGACGTGTCCTACGACACCCCCCAGCCCTTCAAGAACACCTTCGGCCACCTGGCCTATCTGCTGGAGGGAGCCACCAAGCTGGGCTCCCTGCTCAAGGGCTACCACCTGACCATCGAGCACGACGGAGGCGCCGTGGAGGGGGACTTCATCTACGGCATGGTGTCCAACACCATCTCGGTGGGGGGCTTTCAGCTCTTCCCACCGGAGCGGGTGGCTCTGGACGACGGTCTGTTCGAGGTGGTGCTGGTCCGCCTGCCCCGGAACCCGGCGGAGTTTCAAAGCGCCCTGCGCTCCCTGACCCGCCAGAACACCGTGGAGAGCGATATGATCGTGGCGCTCCACACCAGCCGCCTCCGGGTCGTCACCCAGGAGGAGCTGACCTGGACTCTGGACGGGGAGTACGGCGGCGCGCCGGAGACGGTGGAGATTCAAAACCGACAGAAGGCCCTGACCCTGATCTGGGGCAAATAG
- a CDS encoding M23 family metallopeptidase: MDEILRTPNHAPVRPASRSARRSGREQKNIAWSDRLHRFADAAAARSRRLKLQSARVYHRVHSATAGKPKLGPLSFLALSLVIGLASVVGVVYTPAYVVSVDGVDLGLVKEPQVFEQVMDRVEARASNILGYDYTLQNQVGYERVLAEREDLSPISGFETYLFSQVGEVMKSYVLTVDGQALGAVTDRAQIDQMLDEIAAPYVNADTISVTYDKAVGVSLEYTPSESIKDISEMKAALTANTSGQTTYEVQKGDTFMALAFSNGMTMAEMEALNPGVDINKLQIGQLLNIKEEVPYLSVQTVDSITYTEEIPCTVRQVEDDTMYQGESKVLDPGVPGEALVSANVTYVNGHERERDILSSTTVREATEKVVAVGTVPRPSWLPNGYYVWPCYGRITSRFGYRYIFGSYSYHSGIDIAVPYGTSVKAADGGTVTFAGYKGSYGYLVIIDHGNGEQTYYGHNSSLLVSAGDKVYQGQTIAKAGSTGRSTGSHCHFEIRVNGTQVNPSAYLN, from the coding sequence ATGGATGAGATCCTGCGGACACCAAATCATGCGCCGGTCCGGCCGGCTTCCCGCTCCGCCCGCCGGTCCGGCCGGGAGCAGAAGAATATCGCCTGGAGCGACCGGCTCCACCGCTTTGCCGACGCCGCCGCCGCCCGCTCCCGCCGCCTGAAGCTGCAGAGCGCCCGGGTCTATCACCGGGTCCACTCCGCCACGGCGGGGAAGCCTAAGCTGGGGCCGCTGTCCTTCCTGGCCCTGTCCCTGGTCATCGGGCTGGCCTCTGTGGTGGGTGTGGTCTACACCCCCGCCTATGTGGTCAGCGTGGACGGCGTGGACCTGGGCCTGGTGAAGGAGCCCCAGGTCTTCGAGCAGGTCATGGACCGGGTGGAGGCCCGCGCCTCCAACATTCTGGGCTATGATTACACCCTCCAGAACCAGGTGGGCTACGAGCGTGTGCTGGCGGAGCGGGAGGATCTGTCCCCCATCTCCGGCTTTGAGACCTATCTGTTCAGCCAGGTGGGCGAGGTGATGAAGAGCTATGTCCTCACCGTGGACGGCCAGGCTCTGGGCGCCGTCACCGACCGGGCCCAGATCGACCAGATGCTGGACGAAATCGCCGCCCCCTACGTCAACGCAGACACCATCTCCGTCACCTATGACAAGGCTGTGGGCGTCTCCCTGGAGTACACCCCATCCGAGTCCATCAAGGATATCTCCGAGATGAAGGCCGCTCTCACCGCCAACACCAGCGGCCAGACCACCTATGAGGTCCAGAAGGGCGACACCTTTATGGCCCTGGCCTTCTCCAACGGCATGACCATGGCCGAGATGGAGGCCCTCAACCCCGGCGTGGACATCAACAAGCTTCAGATCGGCCAGCTCCTCAACATCAAGGAGGAGGTCCCCTATCTGTCCGTGCAGACCGTGGATTCCATTACCTACACCGAGGAGATCCCCTGCACCGTGCGGCAGGTGGAGGACGACACCATGTACCAGGGCGAGTCCAAGGTCCTGGACCCCGGCGTCCCCGGTGAGGCTCTGGTCTCCGCCAACGTGACCTACGTCAACGGCCATGAGCGGGAACGGGACATCCTCAGCTCCACCACCGTGCGGGAGGCCACCGAGAAGGTGGTAGCCGTGGGCACCGTGCCCCGCCCCTCCTGGCTTCCCAACGGCTACTACGTCTGGCCCTGCTACGGCCGGATCACCTCCCGCTTCGGCTACCGCTATATCTTTGGCTCCTACAGCTACCACTCCGGCATCGACATCGCCGTCCCCTACGGCACCTCCGTCAAGGCGGCCGACGGCGGCACCGTCACCTTTGCCGGCTACAAGGGCAGCTACGGCTACCTGGTCATCATCGACCACGGCAATGGTGAGCAGACCTACTACGGCCACAACTCCAGCCTGCTGGTCAGCGCGGGAGACAAGGTCTATCAGGGGCAGACCATCGCTAAGGCCGGCTCCACCGGCCGCTCCACCGGCAGCCACTGCCACTTCGAGATTCGGGTCAATGGCACCCAGGTCAACCCGTCGGCCTATCTCAACTAG
- the spoIIP gene encoding stage II sporulation protein P, with product MKRGQGPGQWTKVLRRGAALFLATVTVWVLSLTADMGAAAETFRTLAESPAFVAAALQAELGHVETGTDTLDALESWQRLVLDQSPTLMAGRAQVSRYLSDATAQGDADPEPPQPSAVQEPDDPEDPHQLPASTTAPDDIVGRTLAPVSGDGYASAGGVYIENRPGLPLDVAALASAALTLELPADGPQVLIMHTHGTEAYTPDGADVYTPSGDCRTTDENYNMIRVGEEIASVLTSMGLTVLHDKELYDYPNYSGSYDRSLAAVEQYLQDYPSIRVVLDVHRDALIGEDGTVYKPITTIDGVKTAQVMLVMGSNAKYDHPDWQENLSLAVKVQREMNTLWPTLARPIGLRENRYNQQTTTGSLLVEIGAHGNTLQEALAAARCFARAAGAVLLAYK from the coding sequence ATGAAAAGAGGACAAGGCCCCGGTCAGTGGACAAAGGTCCTCCGCCGCGGGGCGGCCCTGTTCCTGGCCACCGTGACGGTATGGGTGCTCTCCCTCACCGCCGATATGGGGGCTGCGGCGGAGACCTTCCGCACCCTGGCCGAGAGCCCCGCCTTCGTGGCGGCGGCCCTCCAGGCCGAGCTGGGCCATGTGGAGACCGGAACGGACACCCTGGACGCTCTGGAGAGCTGGCAGCGGCTGGTGCTGGACCAGTCCCCCACCCTGATGGCCGGGCGGGCGCAAGTCTCCCGGTATCTGTCCGACGCCACCGCTCAGGGCGACGCGGACCCCGAGCCCCCTCAGCCCTCCGCCGTCCAGGAGCCCGACGACCCGGAGGACCCCCACCAGCTTCCGGCCTCCACCACCGCCCCCGACGACATCGTGGGCCGGACCCTGGCCCCGGTCAGCGGCGACGGCTACGCCAGCGCCGGCGGGGTCTACATCGAAAACCGACCCGGCCTGCCCCTGGACGTGGCCGCTCTGGCCTCTGCCGCCCTGACCCTGGAGCTGCCCGCCGACGGCCCTCAGGTCCTCATCATGCACACCCACGGCACCGAGGCCTACACCCCCGACGGGGCGGACGTCTACACCCCCAGTGGGGACTGCCGCACCACCGACGAAAATTACAACATGATCCGAGTGGGGGAGGAGATTGCCAGCGTCCTCACCTCCATGGGCCTTACGGTCCTCCACGACAAGGAGCTCTACGACTACCCCAACTACAGCGGCTCCTACGACCGCTCCCTGGCCGCCGTGGAGCAGTACCTTCAGGACTACCCCTCCATCCGGGTGGTGCTGGACGTCCACCGGGACGCCCTCATCGGGGAGGACGGCACCGTCTACAAGCCCATCACCACCATCGACGGGGTCAAGACCGCCCAGGTCATGCTGGTCATGGGGTCCAACGCCAAGTACGACCACCCCGACTGGCAGGAGAACCTGTCCCTGGCAGTCAAGGTCCAGCGGGAGATGAACACCCTGTGGCCCACCCTGGCCCGGCCCATCGGCCTGCGGGAGAACCGTTACAACCAGCAGACCACCACCGGCTCCCTGCTGGTGGAGATCGGGGCCCACGGCAATACGCTCCAGGAGGCCCTGGCCGCCGCCCGGTGCTTTGCCCGGGCCGCCGGCGCGGTGCTGCTGGCGTACAAATAA
- a CDS encoding branched-chain amino acid aminotransferase, with translation MEEIKIQRATTLKPKPDFKTLGFGKVFSDHMFLMNYTAGQGWHDPRIVPYGPFTLEPSAMVFHYAQEVFEGLKAYRTADGRIQLFRPIDNARRLNDSCERLCIPAIDENLFVEAVKTLVAVDREWVPDQPGTSLYIRPFIIATDASLGVHASHTYLFCIITGPVGAYYAEGINPVRIYVEDDDVRAVKGGTGYTKCGGNYAASIRAGERAEKQGYAQVLWLDGVHRKYIEEVGSMNVMFKVGGKIITPQLTGSVLPGITRRSCLELLRDWGYAVEERLITARELFGAADSGKLEEAWGTGTAAVISPIGEMGWEGRHVVVNGGEIGSLTHKLYDTLVGIQWGTEPDPYGWTIQL, from the coding sequence ATGGAGGAGATCAAGATCCAGCGCGCCACCACCCTCAAGCCCAAGCCGGACTTCAAGACCCTGGGCTTCGGCAAGGTTTTTTCCGACCACATGTTTCTGATGAACTACACCGCAGGCCAGGGATGGCACGATCCCCGCATCGTACCCTACGGCCCCTTTACCCTGGAGCCCTCCGCCATGGTGTTCCACTATGCCCAGGAGGTCTTTGAGGGCCTGAAGGCCTACCGGACCGCCGACGGCCGCATCCAGCTCTTCCGCCCCATCGACAACGCCAGAAGACTCAACGACTCCTGCGAGCGGCTGTGCATCCCCGCCATCGACGAGAACCTGTTCGTGGAGGCGGTCAAGACGCTGGTGGCCGTGGACAGGGAATGGGTGCCCGATCAGCCCGGCACCTCCCTGTATATCCGCCCCTTCATCATTGCCACCGATGCCAGCCTGGGCGTCCACGCCTCCCACACCTACCTTTTCTGCATCATCACCGGCCCTGTGGGCGCCTACTACGCCGAGGGCATCAACCCGGTGCGGATTTACGTGGAGGACGACGATGTCCGGGCCGTCAAGGGCGGCACCGGCTACACCAAGTGCGGCGGCAACTACGCCGCCTCCATCCGGGCCGGTGAGCGCGCCGAAAAGCAGGGCTACGCCCAGGTGCTGTGGCTGGACGGCGTCCACCGTAAGTACATCGAGGAAGTGGGCTCCATGAACGTCATGTTCAAGGTGGGCGGCAAGATCATCACCCCCCAGCTCACCGGCTCCGTACTGCCTGGCATCACCCGCCGCTCCTGCCTGGAGCTGCTGCGGGACTGGGGCTACGCCGTGGAAGAGCGCCTCATCACCGCGCGGGAGCTCTTTGGCGCCGCCGACAGCGGCAAGCTGGAGGAGGCTTGGGGCACCGGCACCGCCGCCGTCATTTCCCCCATCGGCGAGATGGGCTGGGAGGGCCGGCACGTGGTGGTCAACGGCGGAGAGATCGGCTCCCTGACCCACAAGCTGTACGACACCCTGGTGGGCATTCAGTGGGGCACCGAGCCGGACCCCTACGGCTGGACCATCCAGCTCTGA
- a CDS encoding AzlC family ABC transporter permease, translating into MSRRAFAAAFPATVPVLMGYLSIGIAFGLMLEAVGYNVIWAFFMSLTIYAGSGQYMGVELLATGAALVNVAALTLILNFRHLVYGLSLLEKFRGMGVRKLYMIFSLTDETYALLSSARVPERVDPHDYYFAVAVLDHSYWILGSVIGSVAGALIQFDTTGIDFAMTALFLVIAVDQWNAYRSHLPALLGAVITVVSLVVMGAANMLIPALCVIIAALLALRVKLDRDPAVEKEAV; encoded by the coding sequence GTGAGCCGCCGCGCCTTTGCCGCTGCCTTTCCGGCCACCGTGCCGGTGCTGATGGGATATCTGTCCATCGGCATCGCCTTCGGGCTGATGCTGGAGGCCGTCGGGTACAATGTCATCTGGGCCTTTTTTATGTCCCTGACCATCTACGCCGGGTCCGGGCAGTACATGGGGGTGGAGCTCCTGGCCACCGGGGCGGCCCTGGTCAATGTGGCCGCCCTGACCCTGATCCTCAACTTCCGGCACCTGGTCTACGGCCTGAGTCTGCTGGAGAAGTTCCGGGGCATGGGGGTGCGGAAGCTGTATATGATTTTTTCCCTCACCGATGAGACCTATGCGCTGCTCTCCTCCGCCCGGGTGCCCGAGCGGGTGGACCCCCACGACTACTATTTCGCCGTGGCGGTGCTGGATCACAGCTACTGGATTCTGGGCTCGGTCATCGGCAGCGTGGCGGGCGCCCTGATCCAGTTTGACACCACCGGCATCGACTTTGCCATGACCGCCCTCTTCCTCGTCATCGCGGTGGACCAGTGGAACGCCTACCGCTCCCACCTGCCCGCCCTGCTGGGGGCCGTCATCACGGTGGTCTCCCTGGTGGTCATGGGGGCGGCGAACATGCTCATTCCGGCCCTGTGCGTCATCATTGCGGCTCTGCTGGCCCTCCGCGTCAAGCTGGACCGGGACCCGGCCGTGGAAAAGGAGGCGGTCTGA
- a CDS encoding YihY/virulence factor BrkB family protein, producing MKALWESSPVRFIREIADVYFSRRVSRSAAELAYFLILSFFPVLICVNAFVGLLHIDVNALVDAASEIIPRESLSILTDYITYLSEPGSQSNAMLAAGITMTLFSASAAFRALMNIMADIYRRRTYTGVVQIAASVLNSILFLITIYLSLGVLLTGSWFFRLVERHFPWIAQLVGSWQSLRFLILFCLVFLFVLLAYRMSAPRGRPRPPILTGGFLASVALVCASMLFSWFIGMSSRYSLVYGSLASVIILLVWLYLCGNILILGNVFNYVWYRRKQARYQREHPEERP from the coding sequence ATGAAGGCGCTTTGGGAATCCTCCCCCGTGCGGTTCATCCGGGAGATCGCCGACGTCTATTTTTCCCGCCGGGTGTCCCGGTCGGCCGCCGAGCTGGCCTATTTCCTCATCCTCTCCTTTTTCCCCGTCCTGATCTGCGTCAACGCCTTTGTGGGGCTGCTCCACATCGACGTCAACGCCCTGGTGGACGCCGCTTCCGAGATCATCCCCCGGGAGAGTTTGTCCATCCTCACCGACTATATCACCTATCTCTCCGAGCCGGGCAGCCAGTCCAACGCCATGCTGGCGGCGGGCATCACCATGACGCTGTTCTCCGCCTCCGCCGCCTTCCGGGCCCTGATGAACATCATGGCGGATATCTACCGGCGCAGGACCTATACCGGCGTGGTGCAGATCGCGGCCAGCGTGCTCAACTCCATCCTCTTCCTCATCACCATCTATCTCTCTCTGGGGGTGCTGCTCACCGGGAGCTGGTTCTTCCGCCTGGTGGAACGGCATTTCCCCTGGATCGCCCAGTTGGTGGGAAGCTGGCAGTCCCTGCGCTTCCTCATCCTGTTCTGCCTGGTCTTTCTGTTTGTCCTGCTGGCCTACCGCATGTCGGCGCCCAGGGGCCGCCCCCGCCCCCCCATCCTTACCGGCGGCTTTCTGGCTTCGGTGGCCCTGGTGTGCGCCTCCATGCTCTTCTCCTGGTTCATCGGCATGTCCTCCCGGTACTCCCTGGTGTACGGGTCTCTGGCCTCGGTCATCATCCTGCTGGTGTGGCTCTACCTGTGCGGCAACATCCTGATCCTTGGAAACGTGTTCAACTATGTCTGGTACCGGCGCAAGCAGGCGCGGTATCAGCGGGAGCACCCGGAAGAGCGCCCATAA